In Halopseudomonas xinjiangensis, a single genomic region encodes these proteins:
- a CDS encoding DUF1328 domain-containing protein, giving the protein MLSWAITFLVIAIVAAVLGFGGIVGTAAGIAKLLFLVFLVMFVVSFVIGRRPQL; this is encoded by the coding sequence ATGCTGAGCTGGGCCATCACTTTTCTGGTCATTGCCATCGTCGCCGCAGTGCTGGGGTTCGGTGGGATAGTCGGCACCGCCGCCGGAATAGCCAAGCTGCTGTTCCTGGTTTTTCTCGTCATGTTCGTCGTGTCCTTCGTCATCGGGCGGCGACCACAACTCTAA
- a CDS encoding AEC family transporter, with amino-acid sequence MAAALALLSKLLPLYITVGLGWLAGRYLQASGKHIAGIMLYMVTPAVIFAGVMNAPLSPSVVLLPLLVYGFCTIVALVHLWIARRWLSEAANMIPLTVGTGNTGYFGIPVALLLFGEEGVGLYIVCMLGTTLFENSLGFYLAARGRFGVRDCLLKVIRLPSLYAFFLGVTLNFAEIGIPAIMQPLFDNLRGTYSILGMMIIGMSILSLQGLAGDLRFTLLAFIGKFMAWPLLAFAFWWVDSRWLGVYDPAIHRSLFLVSITPIAANTVVIATLLDTSPRQVAGTALLSTVFALLYIPLMVSLFVS; translated from the coding sequence ATGGCTGCTGCCCTGGCCCTGCTCAGCAAGCTGCTACCGCTATACATCACTGTGGGTCTGGGCTGGCTGGCCGGGCGCTATCTTCAGGCGAGCGGCAAGCATATAGCGGGAATCATGCTGTACATGGTGACGCCGGCGGTCATCTTCGCCGGGGTGATGAACGCACCGCTGAGTCCGAGCGTCGTCCTGCTCCCGCTGCTGGTGTACGGCTTCTGTACCATCGTTGCGCTGGTGCACCTGTGGATTGCGCGACGCTGGTTGAGCGAAGCAGCGAACATGATCCCGCTCACCGTCGGCACGGGCAACACCGGGTATTTCGGCATTCCTGTCGCGCTACTGCTCTTTGGAGAAGAAGGCGTCGGCCTGTATATCGTCTGCATGCTCGGGACGACACTGTTCGAGAACTCGTTGGGTTTCTATCTCGCAGCGCGGGGCCGCTTCGGCGTGCGCGATTGCCTGCTCAAGGTCATCAGACTGCCATCGCTTTACGCTTTCTTCCTCGGCGTCACGCTGAATTTTGCCGAGATCGGCATTCCCGCGATCATGCAGCCGCTGTTCGACAACCTCAGGGGCACCTACAGCATCCTCGGCATGATGATCATCGGGATGAGTATCCTGTCCTTGCAGGGTCTGGCTGGGGATCTGCGTTTCACCCTGCTGGCCTTTATCGGCAAGTTCATGGCATGGCCACTGCTGGCGTTTGCCTTCTGGTGGGTGGACAGCCGTTGGCTGGGCGTTTATGACCCGGCGATTCACCGTTCACTGTTTCTGGTGTCGATCACCCCTATCGCAGCCAATACAGTGGTTATCGCCACGCTGCTGGACACCTCGCCGCGGCAGGTTGCCGGAACGGCCTTGCTGAGCACGGTATTCGCCTTGCTGTACATACCCCTAATGGTGTCGCTGTTCGTCAGCTAG
- the dnaX gene encoding DNA polymerase III subunit gamma/tau, translating to MSYQVLARKWRPRLFREMVGQTHVLQALINALDHNRLHHAYLFTGTRGVGKTTIARILAKCLNCEVGISSEPCGTCSACREIDEGRFVDLIEVDAASRTKVEDTRELLDNVQYAPSRGRFKVYLIDEVHMLSSHSFNALLKTLEEPPEHVKFLLATTDPQKLPVTILSRCLQFSLKNMPPERVVDHLRHVLTEETIRFDDESLWLLGRAADGSMRDGLSLTDQAIAFGNGTLEASQVRTMLGTIDHGQVFGLLEALAVHDARALLAAVGELAEQGADFAGVLAELISTLQRLAIAQVLPDGVDNSQGDRERVVDLAGRISAEDVQLFYQMALHGRRDLPLSPDPRGGFEMALLRMLAFRPATDNGGALPAVGQTSPGSGKPVGLSQAKAEPQETRPASEPPSSVSSVSSESVPSQAADGALAQLRKNLNQPSREPQRDIQPQTRQAAPPKPVGKPTAPVEPTRASEEPAPAATATAAPAKGTSNRPLNVSTPVKPPVNEPPQEWLQTAPIEAPEGPDDDEEEPLDLSAYLNEWDVAGAVEPEAPVIDKGDEVSDLPVATGLAAQWLDLFPRLVLSGLTQSIAAHCQLIDNQGDAWRLRLDPGHSALYNENHRQRIERALAEHLGREVHIDVDIAAPDQETPAVAAARRRVARQREAEASIQADPLVQRLRDEFAAQICDDSIRPLDASTS from the coding sequence ATGAGTTATCAGGTATTAGCCCGCAAATGGCGTCCCCGTCTGTTTCGTGAAATGGTCGGGCAGACCCATGTCCTGCAGGCTCTCATCAACGCACTGGACCATAATCGCCTCCACCACGCTTACCTGTTCACTGGCACGCGGGGTGTGGGCAAGACCACCATCGCGCGAATCCTGGCGAAATGCCTGAATTGCGAGGTGGGTATCAGCTCGGAGCCGTGCGGTACCTGTTCGGCCTGTCGCGAAATCGATGAGGGGCGCTTCGTCGACCTGATCGAAGTGGACGCGGCCAGTCGCACCAAGGTGGAAGACACTCGGGAGCTGCTGGATAACGTGCAATACGCTCCCTCTCGGGGTCGCTTCAAGGTTTACCTGATCGACGAAGTGCACATGCTGTCCAGCCATAGCTTCAACGCCTTGTTGAAAACGCTGGAAGAGCCACCGGAACATGTGAAGTTTCTGCTCGCCACCACCGATCCGCAGAAGCTTCCGGTGACCATTCTGTCTCGCTGCCTGCAGTTTTCCCTGAAGAACATGCCGCCGGAGCGGGTAGTCGACCATCTTCGTCACGTGTTGACCGAGGAGACGATTCGCTTCGACGATGAATCGCTCTGGTTGCTCGGCCGCGCTGCTGACGGGTCCATGCGTGACGGTCTCAGTCTGACCGACCAGGCTATCGCTTTCGGCAACGGTACGCTCGAGGCCAGTCAGGTCCGGACGATGCTCGGCACCATCGATCATGGCCAGGTGTTCGGCTTGCTGGAGGCGCTCGCCGTGCATGATGCCCGAGCCCTGCTTGCCGCGGTGGGGGAGCTGGCGGAGCAGGGCGCGGATTTCGCCGGTGTTCTGGCCGAGTTGATTTCTACCTTGCAGCGACTGGCTATCGCCCAGGTGTTGCCGGATGGTGTGGATAACAGCCAGGGCGATCGTGAACGGGTAGTCGATCTGGCAGGACGAATCAGCGCCGAAGATGTTCAGTTGTTCTACCAGATGGCTCTGCATGGCCGCCGGGACCTGCCGTTGTCTCCGGATCCGCGCGGTGGCTTCGAAATGGCACTTCTGCGCATGCTCGCGTTTCGCCCGGCGACGGACAACGGGGGTGCGCTTCCAGCGGTAGGTCAGACGAGTCCCGGCTCGGGAAAGCCAGTGGGGCTCAGCCAGGCCAAGGCTGAACCCCAGGAGACCCGGCCAGCGAGCGAGCCGCCGTCTTCCGTGTCATCTGTGTCGTCCGAGTCCGTACCATCCCAGGCGGCCGATGGCGCCCTGGCACAGTTACGCAAGAATCTGAACCAGCCTTCGCGCGAGCCGCAGCGGGACATTCAGCCGCAGACGCGACAAGCCGCTCCACCGAAGCCTGTGGGAAAGCCGACAGCACCTGTGGAGCCCACCCGGGCATCGGAGGAACCTGCTCCCGCTGCAACGGCAACGGCTGCCCCCGCGAAGGGCACGTCCAATCGCCCGTTGAATGTCAGCACCCCTGTCAAACCTCCGGTAAACGAACCGCCGCAGGAGTGGTTGCAGACCGCCCCCATCGAAGCCCCAGAGGGGCCGGATGATGACGAAGAGGAACCGCTGGACCTGAGCGCCTATCTGAATGAATGGGACGTGGCAGGCGCGGTCGAGCCGGAGGCCCCGGTTATCGACAAGGGTGACGAGGTCAGTGACCTGCCGGTCGCCACCGGCCTGGCAGCGCAGTGGCTGGACTTGTTTCCCCGCCTGGTGCTGAGCGGACTGACGCAAAGCATTGCCGCCCATTGTCAGCTGATCGACAATCAGGGCGACGCCTGGCGTCTGCGGTTGGACCCGGGTCATAGCGCGCTGTACAACGAGAATCACCGCCAGCGCATCGAACGTGCGCTGGCCGAGCATCTCGGGCGCGAAGTGCATATCGACGTCGATATCGCCGCGCCCGATCAGGAAACGCCGGCCGTGGCGGCTGCGCGTCGGCGGGTGGCTCGCCAGCGCGAAGCAGAGGCGAGTATCCAGGCTGACCCGCTGGTACAACGGCTACGCGACGAATTTGCAGCACAGATTTGTGACGACAGCATCCGCCCCCTGGATGCATCAACCAGTTGA
- a CDS encoding ATP-binding protein translates to MNLRNRLFVSTSALLTVALLGLLLGIFSVLQLTKTQSQVMSRNINLIDATMGMRKEIGTQFVLIIGERLDREALNASDYRFRGWLVRARAAAMTEEDERALDEIEHAYTVFSDVLSRPYDVRRQLLHTDELGEALTTMRDRINDVQMHYLSEVQAADAESRERAWLMAALLGLIGIAVLLIGFITAHSIAQRFGRPIEALARAADQIGRGDFKVILPLSPVAELSALSRRFGLMAEALREFKNSDVEALQAEQRRLQAVLDSINDGLLIFDREGCLEHFNPVAQRQLGWDEGAIGLRPGEVLARPELDEQLTQVLVHGSLQQAVEDLDIEANGESRLLTYSLTPVSNDVDRIVGAVMVVRDVTEDRAFERVRSEFVLRASHELRTPVTGMHMAFSLLQEQLASLGPRQQDLLRTVDEEMRRLVKLINDLLNFSRYQNGLQKIDVTPCDVRELLIHTQQRFIAQAEEKGVALEVELHEELPIVSLDRLQIERVLDNLIGNALRHCKEACHIRLQAWRQGERVIISVKDNGEGIPYSQQARVFEPFVQIGRKKGGAGLGLALCKEIVQLHGGHIGVHSRPDQGAQFYLALPL, encoded by the coding sequence ATGAACCTCAGAAACCGGCTATTCGTCAGCACCAGTGCCCTGTTGACGGTAGCCCTCCTCGGCCTGCTCCTTGGCATCTTCAGCGTACTTCAGCTGACGAAGACCCAGAGCCAAGTGATGTCGCGCAACATTAACCTGATCGACGCGACCATGGGCATGCGCAAGGAAATCGGTACGCAATTCGTACTCATCATCGGCGAGCGACTCGATCGGGAGGCACTCAACGCTTCCGATTACCGATTCCGTGGATGGCTGGTGCGCGCCCGCGCAGCGGCAATGACCGAAGAAGACGAGCGCGCGCTCGACGAGATCGAACACGCGTATACGGTGTTCAGCGATGTGTTGAGCCGTCCCTATGATGTCCGTCGACAACTGCTGCATACCGATGAGCTCGGCGAAGCGCTGACGACAATGCGCGATCGCATCAACGACGTGCAGATGCATTATCTGTCCGAGGTCCAGGCGGCAGACGCCGAATCGCGCGAACGCGCCTGGCTCATGGCCGCGCTCCTGGGCCTGATCGGCATCGCCGTTCTACTGATCGGCTTCATCACCGCCCACAGCATCGCCCAGCGCTTCGGACGACCGATCGAAGCGCTCGCCCGAGCGGCCGACCAGATAGGCCGAGGTGACTTCAAAGTGATCCTCCCGCTGTCACCTGTCGCCGAGCTCTCGGCGCTGAGCCGTCGTTTCGGCCTGATGGCCGAAGCATTGCGCGAATTCAAGAACAGCGATGTCGAGGCGTTGCAAGCTGAGCAGCGGCGCCTGCAGGCGGTACTCGACAGTATCAATGATGGGCTGTTGATCTTCGACCGGGAAGGCTGCCTCGAGCACTTCAATCCGGTAGCACAACGGCAACTCGGCTGGGATGAGGGCGCTATCGGGCTACGTCCGGGCGAGGTGCTTGCCCGGCCGGAGCTCGACGAGCAACTAACCCAGGTGCTCGTCCACGGGTCGTTGCAACAGGCTGTGGAGGACCTGGATATCGAGGCGAACGGTGAAAGCCGATTGCTTACGTACAGCCTGACACCGGTCAGCAACGATGTAGACCGTATCGTCGGTGCGGTGATGGTGGTTCGCGACGTTACCGAAGACCGCGCCTTCGAGCGTGTCCGAAGCGAGTTCGTGTTGCGCGCATCGCATGAGCTGCGCACTCCGGTCACTGGCATGCATATGGCGTTCAGCCTGCTGCAGGAACAGCTTGCCTCGCTCGGCCCGCGACAGCAGGATCTGCTGCGCACGGTTGACGAAGAAATGCGTCGACTGGTCAAGCTGATCAATGACCTCTTGAACTTCTCCCGCTATCAGAACGGCTTGCAGAAAATCGACGTGACTCCCTGCGATGTGCGCGAACTGCTGATTCATACGCAGCAGCGCTTCATTGCCCAGGCCGAAGAAAAAGGTGTGGCACTGGAGGTTGAGCTGCATGAGGAGTTGCCGATCGTCTCGCTCGACCGACTGCAGATCGAGCGTGTGCTGGACAACCTGATCGGCAATGCGCTCCGTCATTGCAAGGAAGCCTGCCACATACGCCTGCAGGCCTGGCGACAGGGCGAACGGGTGATCATCAGCGTGAAGGATAACGGGGAAGGTATCCCGTACAGCCAGCAGGCTCGCGTATTCGAACCCTTCGTGCAGATAGGGCGCAAGAAAGGTGGGGCCGGGCTGGGGCTGGCGTTATGCAAGGAGATCGTGCAGCTGCACGGGGGCCACATCGGCGTGCATTCGCGCCCGGACCAGGGCGCCCAGTTCTATCTGGCGTTGCCGCTTTGA
- the algB gene encoding sigma-54-dependent response regulator transcription factor AlgB — translation MDEAGTKNGRILLVDDESAILRTFRYCLEDEGYEVATANSAAQAEAVLQQQVFDLCFLDLRLGDDNGLDVLAQMRIQAPWMRVVIVTAHSAVDTAVDAMQAGAMDYLVKPCTPDQLRLAASKQLEVRRLAARLEALEGEVRRPHDGLDSRSPSMMGVLETARQVAGTDANVLILGESGTGKGELARAIHRWSKRAKKECVTINCPSLTGELMESELFGHTRGAFTGANESTLGRVSQADGGTLFLDEIGDFPMSLQPKLLRFIQDKEYERIGDPVTRHANVRILAATNLDLAEMVKAGKFREDLFYRLNVITVNLPPLRERTEDILDLADRFLAHFVKEYGRPARAFSAEARDAMLKYHWPGNIRELRNVIERASIICPLESVQITHLGFGEAAPSNSPKIGAEMSLLELEKAHIAAVLANSETLDQAARTLGIDASTLYRKRKQLGL, via the coding sequence ATGGACGAAGCGGGAACAAAAAACGGACGGATTCTTCTGGTCGATGACGAGTCGGCGATTTTGCGTACCTTTCGCTATTGTCTCGAAGATGAAGGATACGAGGTCGCGACGGCCAACAGCGCGGCGCAGGCAGAAGCCGTGCTGCAACAACAGGTGTTTGATCTCTGTTTCCTTGATCTGCGCCTCGGCGATGACAATGGTCTCGATGTGCTGGCGCAGATGCGCATCCAGGCGCCCTGGATGCGGGTCGTCATCGTAACCGCTCACTCCGCCGTGGATACGGCCGTGGACGCCATGCAGGCAGGCGCCATGGATTACCTGGTCAAACCCTGTACGCCTGATCAACTCCGCCTCGCCGCCTCCAAGCAACTGGAGGTTCGTCGACTGGCAGCTCGTTTGGAAGCGCTGGAAGGCGAGGTACGCAGGCCGCATGACGGCCTCGATTCGCGCAGCCCGTCGATGATGGGGGTTCTGGAAACGGCGCGTCAGGTGGCGGGCACCGACGCCAATGTCCTCATTCTCGGCGAGTCAGGTACCGGCAAGGGAGAGCTGGCCCGAGCCATTCACCGTTGGAGCAAGCGCGCCAAGAAAGAATGCGTGACGATCAACTGCCCCTCGCTCACCGGCGAGTTGATGGAAAGCGAGTTGTTCGGTCATACGCGCGGGGCTTTCACCGGAGCCAACGAGAGTACGCTGGGGCGGGTGAGCCAGGCCGATGGCGGCACGTTGTTTCTGGATGAGATCGGCGACTTCCCGATGTCGTTGCAGCCCAAACTCCTGCGCTTCATCCAGGACAAGGAATACGAGCGGATTGGCGACCCCGTCACCCGTCATGCGAATGTCCGGATTCTCGCCGCCACGAACCTCGACCTCGCCGAAATGGTCAAGGCGGGTAAATTCCGCGAAGACCTGTTCTACCGGCTCAACGTGATCACGGTCAACCTGCCGCCTTTGCGCGAGCGGACCGAAGATATTCTCGACCTTGCGGATCGTTTCCTCGCTCACTTCGTCAAGGAGTATGGCCGCCCTGCCCGCGCCTTCTCGGCCGAAGCGCGCGATGCCATGCTCAAGTATCACTGGCCCGGCAACATCCGAGAATTACGCAACGTCATCGAACGCGCCAGCATTATCTGCCCGCTCGAAAGCGTACAGATAACTCATCTCGGTTTTGGCGAAGCGGCGCCGAGCAATTCTCCGAAGATCGGCGCAGAAATGAGCCTCCTGGAGCTGGAAAAAGCGCATATCGCTGCAGTCCTGGCCAATAGCGAAACGCTGGACCAGGCCGCACGCACCTTGGGAATTGACGCCTCCACGCTATATCGAAAGCGCAAGCAGCTCGGCTTATGA
- a CDS encoding acyltransferase family protein, with protein sequence MRFRGDINGLRAIAVIAVVLFHFGVAGTQGGYVGVDVFFVISGFLMTAIIYSRLEKNAFSAIEFYKDRARRIIPALAFLCLCLLVVGWVLLLPKDYAELSEHVLGSLGFVSNLMYWKEAGYFEQASHDNWLLHTWSLSVEWQFYLAYPLLILILQRVMPLRRTRWVLAGVALASLALSVYASSRWPTSAFFLLPTRMWEMLAGGLVFLFPFAASRHGSRWLELGGIALIALSVLAFTANSVWPGWLALVPVVGTMMVIYSARHESLLTGNRASQFLGKISYSVYLWHWPFAVWIYYFGVEREPVWVIAGMAASVLCGWLSYVYIESIAQVERGPSVTRPKPRPLVRIGGSMLAVGALASVTMASQGYPNRLSEEFRNATAELVLPRKSNGWCFYNVETNPDNEIGEDGLACHLGARDGKLDALLFGDSFAGHYGPFWDDLGRENGLRINAVSSNWCYPSVTDDFTGYTSGPGYEQCLINRSFLEDEIGRYDLVIYAGQWGAVYDKDQMAGVVRAIELAAQRTGLVVLMAAPTNYDISVKDMYERSLMFGRQFDITRFEKTRDDPVRAANEQLKAIADRYPNVMYFSRESMFHVAGVPSDVTAENVPFGLDQSGHISIYGSRKAAEAFRESNAYREFIERTRHPALLARARPD encoded by the coding sequence ATGCGCTTTCGCGGAGATATCAATGGCTTGCGAGCCATTGCAGTCATAGCGGTCGTGCTTTTCCATTTTGGTGTTGCCGGTACCCAAGGCGGGTATGTCGGGGTAGATGTTTTCTTTGTCATCTCGGGTTTCCTGATGACCGCGATCATCTACAGTCGCCTGGAAAAGAATGCTTTTTCTGCGATCGAGTTTTACAAGGACCGCGCCCGTCGCATTATTCCGGCCCTCGCCTTCCTGTGTCTGTGTCTTCTGGTCGTCGGCTGGGTATTGCTGCTGCCGAAAGATTACGCCGAGCTATCCGAGCATGTTCTTGGCAGCCTCGGTTTCGTCTCCAATCTGATGTATTGGAAAGAGGCTGGTTACTTCGAGCAGGCCTCGCATGATAACTGGCTGTTGCATACCTGGTCGCTGTCGGTGGAGTGGCAATTCTACCTCGCTTATCCCTTGCTGATCCTCATTCTGCAACGCGTGATGCCGCTGCGCCGTACCCGCTGGGTCCTCGCTGGCGTCGCGTTGGCGTCGCTGGCGCTGTCGGTCTACGCCTCATCCCGTTGGCCGACGTCTGCGTTTTTCCTGCTGCCGACTCGCATGTGGGAGATGCTTGCGGGAGGTCTGGTATTTCTGTTCCCGTTTGCAGCCAGCCGACACGGCAGCCGCTGGCTGGAGCTCGGCGGTATAGCACTTATCGCCCTATCGGTGCTGGCGTTCACGGCAAACAGCGTCTGGCCCGGCTGGCTGGCCCTGGTCCCGGTGGTCGGAACCATGATGGTGATCTACTCGGCGCGGCATGAATCGCTGCTTACGGGCAACCGCGCCTCGCAGTTCCTCGGCAAGATCTCTTACTCGGTGTATCTGTGGCACTGGCCATTTGCAGTGTGGATCTACTACTTCGGTGTTGAGCGGGAGCCCGTCTGGGTCATCGCCGGCATGGCCGCGTCGGTTCTCTGCGGGTGGTTGTCCTACGTCTATATCGAGAGCATTGCCCAGGTAGAGAGGGGGCCATCGGTGACCCGTCCAAAGCCGCGGCCGCTGGTTCGTATCGGCGGCTCAATGCTGGCTGTAGGTGCCCTGGCCAGCGTTACCATGGCATCGCAAGGCTATCCCAATCGCCTCAGTGAAGAGTTTCGCAACGCCACTGCCGAACTGGTGCTCCCGCGAAAATCAAATGGATGGTGCTTCTATAACGTCGAGACGAATCCAGACAATGAAATTGGAGAGGATGGCCTTGCCTGTCATCTCGGCGCGCGTGACGGCAAGCTCGATGCACTGCTCTTCGGTGATTCCTTCGCCGGCCACTATGGTCCCTTCTGGGATGATCTCGGCCGCGAGAACGGACTGCGCATCAATGCGGTGTCCAGCAATTGGTGTTACCCGAGCGTGACCGACGATTTCACTGGCTATACCTCTGGTCCCGGATACGAACAATGCTTGATCAATCGTAGCTTCCTGGAGGATGAGATCGGACGTTACGACTTGGTCATCTACGCCGGCCAGTGGGGCGCGGTGTACGACAAGGATCAGATGGCCGGTGTCGTTCGGGCTATCGAATTGGCTGCTCAGCGCACCGGGTTGGTCGTGCTCATGGCCGCGCCGACTAACTACGACATCAGCGTGAAGGACATGTACGAACGCAGTCTGATGTTCGGCCGTCAGTTCGACATCACGCGGTTCGAAAAGACCCGGGACGACCCCGTCCGGGCAGCCAACGAGCAGCTCAAGGCGATTGCCGATAGATACCCCAACGTCATGTATTTCAGCCGGGAGTCGATGTTTCATGTCGCCGGCGTACCCTCGGATGTGACGGCAGAAAATGTGCCCTTCGGGTTGGACCAGTCGGGGCATATCAGTATCTATGGCTCGCGAAAAGCGGCCGAGGCCTTTCGTGAATCCAACGCTTATCGCGAGTTCATTGAGCGGACACGTCACCCGGCGCTGCTTGCTCGCGCCAGGCCGGACTGA
- a CDS encoding potassium/proton antiporter, giving the protein MDYINTFFLIGAVLLCASILASSLSSKLGIPLLLIFLIIGMLAGEDGPGGIVFHNASMAYTIGSLALAIILLDGGMRTRVENFRVGLWPAMSLASLGVLISAVLTGLLTAWLLDLHWMQGLLLGAIVGSTDAAAVFSLLQGKGLNLKQRVGATLEIESGSNDPMAIFLTVTLVEMLAAGQYSFSWSFLLTLIQQFGIGGICGLGGGVFLAWLVNRVQLATGLYPLLITSGAILVFAATNTIGGSGFLAIYVTGLILGNRRVRNLQNILHVQDGMAWLSQIGMFLMLGLLVTPSAMLPLALPAVAVALFLIFVARPIAVMICLAPFVFSWRERLFIAWVGLRGAVPIILAIFPLMAGLDQAQLLFNIAFVVVLVSLLLQGSSLPLMARWCRVEIPPQPAPLQRTSLDVAVDGEFELMIYQLDNANWCVGSSLRDLKMPTDTRIAALFRGSSLLHPTGSTQLALNDVLCVVGRSRDLPALSKLFSRAQAPRYLENRKFFGDFILEGEARLGEVGRFYGFDVPPELAELTLASFFGRQFGGHPVVGDSVEWEGHTWVVAAMDNDWILKVGLKLGEGSSTPPFGF; this is encoded by the coding sequence ATGGATTACATCAATACCTTCTTTCTCATCGGCGCGGTCCTGCTTTGCGCGAGCATTCTGGCCAGCTCGCTGTCGTCGAAGCTGGGCATACCCTTGCTGTTGATCTTCCTGATCATTGGAATGCTCGCTGGCGAAGACGGCCCCGGGGGCATCGTCTTCCACAACGCCAGCATGGCCTACACCATCGGCAGCCTGGCCCTTGCCATCATCCTGCTCGACGGGGGCATGCGAACCCGCGTCGAGAACTTTCGCGTCGGCTTGTGGCCGGCAATGTCGCTGGCCAGCCTTGGCGTGCTGATCAGCGCCGTCCTCACCGGATTGCTCACGGCCTGGTTACTGGATCTGCACTGGATGCAGGGCTTGCTGCTTGGCGCGATCGTGGGTTCGACCGACGCGGCGGCAGTCTTTTCCCTGCTGCAGGGCAAGGGGCTGAATCTCAAACAGCGCGTCGGTGCCACCCTGGAGATCGAGTCAGGCTCCAACGATCCCATGGCCATCTTCCTGACGGTTACCCTGGTCGAGATGCTCGCGGCAGGTCAGTACAGCTTCAGCTGGAGTTTCCTGCTAACGCTGATCCAGCAGTTCGGTATCGGCGGGATCTGCGGTCTGGGCGGCGGCGTCTTCCTCGCCTGGCTGGTCAATCGCGTCCAGCTCGCGACCGGGCTTTATCCTCTGCTTATTACCAGCGGCGCCATCCTGGTATTCGCAGCCACCAACACCATCGGCGGCAGCGGCTTTCTCGCGATCTACGTGACCGGCCTGATCCTGGGTAACCGGCGGGTACGCAACCTGCAGAATATCTTGCACGTTCAGGACGGAATGGCCTGGCTGAGCCAGATCGGCATGTTCCTCATGCTCGGCCTGCTGGTGACGCCGAGCGCCATGTTGCCGCTTGCCCTGCCCGCGGTTGCCGTCGCGCTCTTCCTGATCTTCGTTGCACGACCGATCGCCGTGATGATCTGCCTGGCGCCTTTCGTGTTTTCCTGGCGGGAGCGTTTGTTCATTGCCTGGGTAGGACTGCGCGGCGCGGTGCCGATCATCCTGGCGATATTTCCGCTCATGGCCGGTCTCGATCAGGCACAGCTGTTGTTCAATATCGCCTTCGTCGTGGTGCTGGTGTCACTTCTGTTGCAGGGCTCAAGCCTGCCGCTCATGGCCCGCTGGTGTCGGGTGGAAATTCCACCGCAACCGGCGCCACTGCAACGCACCAGCCTCGACGTTGCCGTCGATGGCGAATTCGAGTTGATGATCTACCAGCTCGATAACGCCAACTGGTGCGTCGGCAGTTCTTTGCGCGATTTGAAAATGCCAACCGATACGCGCATCGCCGCGCTGTTCCGGGGCAGCAGCCTGCTGCACCCCACCGGTAGCACGCAACTGGCGCTCAACGACGTACTGTGCGTCGTGGGACGCTCTCGCGACCTGCCGGCCCTCTCCAAGCTGTTCAGCCGGGCTCAGGCGCCGCGTTATCTGGAGAATCGCAAGTTCTTCGGCGATTTCATCCTCGAGGGCGAGGCGCGACTTGGCGAGGTCGGCCGATTCTATGGCTTCGATGTGCCGCCGGAGCTGGCCGAGCTGACGCTCGCCAGCTTCTTCGGTCGGCAGTTCGGCGGGCACCCGGTGGTGGGCGACAGTGTCGAATGGGAAGGCCACACCTGGGTCGTTGCGGCGATGGATAACGACTGGATTCTCAAGGTTGGACTCAAGCTCGGCGAAGGCTCGAGCACGCCTCCCTTCGGATTCTGA